The following nucleotide sequence is from Triticum dicoccoides isolate Atlit2015 ecotype Zavitan chromosome 7B, WEW_v2.0, whole genome shotgun sequence.
GCAAGCTCAAGTGCCCCTAGGCATCACATCATCTTCAGAGGCATATGCTCCGTCTCATGCGTCTCCCCTGCCATGTTCTACTAGCTAGCTCTAGTACTCTAGCATGTACTATTTGATGTGATCTTCAGCTACATTCCATAAGCTCAGAGTGTCGCACTCACACATGTAGTGTTGAGTTGCATTGCAGCCTCCTCATTCTCACtcaaccatgatgatgatgatttcctggTAATTAATTTCCTGCATACTTGTTGATCACATCTATATTATGTCATGCGGCTACAGAGTTAGATACAGGGCTGGGCTGAGTTGAGCGAGTTACAGGCacatatatatgtatgtacacacgCCACACGAGTAATCAATCTAATTAGATTAAAAAGGGGGTTTTGCACCTATGACATGAACCCCAACTACACTACAGTAGTAAGCAGTGAGCAGCTAGACATTCATGGTCTGGTTTCACTTTCAATTGAGCAGCACCTCCACATGACATGTACCTCTATCTCAAATATACACAGGGTGGCAACACAGGCAGACGGCGCCGCTCAGTCCGCATGCTTGCTTCTGCTTACAGGGGAAACATGGTGCGTTTGTCCGTCAGCGTTATGAAACATGGTGCGCGCAAGAAGCCTCGAGCCGTCTGTCTACCGTTGCTGCCGGGACAGGAAGAACTCGTAGTCGGGGTGCCTGTTTCTGCGCTTCTGGTCCTCCTTCCACACGTCGGCCCTGGCCATGGCCGCCGCGGCTTGGTTCAGCGTCGACAACCTTTCTTGGAGAACCTGAGATGGTTCGCTTGACGAGGAATCGGCGTCTTCTGAACCGGATCTGCTCGTCTGGAACCACCACTCCCCCTGCGACACACGATGCAAAGAGTCGTCACATGAACAAAACAAGCGAAATAAGCGAGCAAGCACACTAGCCACTCTGTTTGCTTCGACAACGAGCCAGCATGGCTTCCAACGTCTGGGGTCTTAACACCAACTTTAAACAATCTTCGGTTAACatgtatgtatgtgtgtatgtgtcgGGAGAAAAGCAGCCGTTTTACCTTGTCGTTGTAAGATTGCAAACCCAACACTGGCAAAACAGCCTGGTCTGATGAGCTTCCTCGATGAACCCAGTGTCCAAGAGAATGGTACGTCAGGAAAGCAGCCTGGAATTTCCCGTCAGGTATACGGTATATGGGATACCACGCGACGCAGTACCTGAAATTCAGAATAACGCGTTATCTGAAAACAAGCTCTCGTCCCAAAATAGTTTTACATGTCTATAGAATGCGCTGGTGATGACAGGGCAGATACTACTAGAGCCTAGAACGGACCAAGAGGCGGGATGAAGATCATGCAGGTTGAGCTCCAGATTCTTCGGGTCTCCGGATATTTGGCAATTGGATTGTTTCGCACCAGCAATCAACTCCTTTACCCTAGTAAAATTGCAATGAGATTTCAATAAAATCATCTCACAAACAAAGTAGTACCTTTCCTAGAGTTTCAGCGTGCAACATGAAGGTTTATACTACAATATCAGAGCATATAAAAGGCTAACAAATGAGGGCCAGAATCCTGGACGCCTTTGTTCATGAAAGCAGACTCACACTCACCTGTCAAATAATTGTCGCCGCCAAAATGGTTGTTCAGATTCAAAGAATTCAAATATGAGCTCTGTAGTCTCCAACTGCTGATCATCTTTAACATGGAAAGCCGGCGAGCTATTTCTTTTATTAGACTCTTGAGGTAGAAGCTTCGCTAGTATTGGGAGAGAGCTCATACATGGAGATGTTTTAGATCTTGCACCTGTATCGGCCTCATCCTTATCAACAGTTCTCTTAGGCTGCCGAAACAATTGAACGGCAGATAGATATGGCACAAAGTAGGCATTAAACTGATAACGACTATTCCATAAGCCTTTCGATCTACGGAGATCCTGTGCCTTCACTTCCAAGCCATAGCAGCCAGGTTCTTCATACCACTGCCAAATGCTACTTAGAGAGATATCTGCAGTCTGATGACAGCACAAGCCATCTCTAATCCATTCCTGTGAAGAAGAGTTGCAGCCAGTAGGGCAAGAGCTACAGTGCAGAACTGGAGAAGCAGAGTAAATAAATTGTTCAAAATCGGCAAGAGGCCTGCCAATGTGAAGTTGAATATCTTTCGCACTCTGTTGGGCCCTATGAGCATCACTCACCGCCTCTCTTATCTTGCTGAAAACAGTTCCATTGTCAGTATGTCCTTGGCATTTCGAATCAAGCCGTCCAGATAACTTCGGTTTAGCAGTCAACTCAGTAGCAACTTTGCTGCCTTCACATTTAGTTGATGCAGGAGCATCTGAAACATTTCTCTGCACGTCTATAATAGCAGAAACAGAAACATCATTAGCTGGAACTGATGCTTCAACAACAGAAGCCTCCAGAAGATCCAAATGGGTTATATCTTTCTTTCTGATAGGAACCCATTTATGTGACATGTGCCCAGCAGCAGAATATGACTTCACACATTGGGCTTCTTCCATTTCTGCAGCGCAAGGATCGACGCACAAGTTCCTGGAGTCCAAATCTGTTGATATGGCCTTATTTTCAAGCCAAAGAGAGTGACTATCGTCTTGAATGACCGATGTGCATGGTTCCTTGGATGTAGCCTGTGGCACCAAGTGAGAATCCAGGTTGTAAGATGCTAGTGTTGCTTTTTCAGTACCAGTTGTGATTGATGCATCACTGATGTCCCTGGCACATGCTGGCTGTAACATCAACAATCCTTCAGTCTGCTGCGAGTGGTTCTTGGGTGTCTTGGGGCTACCATTCTTAGGAGCGTAGTAGTTCCTCGGCGACGGACAACCACCCTTTTTACAAGGCAAACTTGTTTGTTCATACAGAAGCGGGGTTTGCTTCTTGTGCTGTTTGCATGTTTTTCTACAACGATGTTTATCCATTGGCCTATTTGGATCGTGCTGCACACCCTTGCTATCATCTTCTAGTGCacttttatcctcaactgctgaaaCAGCCACATGTCCTGCTCCAGATGAGTTTTCCTTGTCAGGTTTTTCTACTTTCTGCCACACAGAAACTGGATTGTCTTTTCCACTATGCTTGTGCCTATTAGAACCTACTACCCTATTAGTCGCAGTCATATTAATACAGCTAGATTTGTTTCTTGATTTTCTGCCACCCCTCCCCGGACTAGCTGGAAGAAACGTCGTGCTGCTACAGGCTTCACTGCTGCACTGAACTCTTTCAGAATGACTACTAGTATCAGTAACATCTTCAGCATGAGCACCACTTAAATGGACATCTGTCAAATGGCATGCATTATTCACACTATCCAGACAAGTAGAAGCGCCATGTTGCAAACCATCTCgtgtatttccctcaaaatcaataCTGCAGTCCCCACGGTTTTCACTGTTCCAACCCGTAAAGAATGAAGGTGCTGTTGCATCACTGGAGTTACAAACACAGGCACACAATGACTTCTGGCAGCTATTGCTTTCTTCTCTCGCATGTGAACATGCATGTTCAGTGACAGAAGGTCCACCAAATTCTGAAGAATCCGCAGTATTTGGCCCATCATTCAGGTAAGGAGCACCTTTGCAGCTAACTCTTTCGCCTACAGTTATATTAGATGACCCTGCACATTCAGAGCCTTCCTTCCCACCACTTCCGTGTTTCACATATTCATTGTTACTCTCACCATTATCTTTGACCAAATGGGCATCTTTAACCAGTGAGCAGGCAGAGGATGAGGCATCTGA
It contains:
- the LOC119337346 gene encoding uncharacterized protein LOC119337346 isoform X2, coding for MPCALEETDKRLKNTSRMRCNRSGGNIDNRFSEDQLIHRPVYVFPDNRDSPFTVLSLGHSSDWKLAPFSSSRQEVNRTRYLTLGTAATEGFELLFPQPTIVCWLDLPNEKNMHDQDISSKPLPNGGGTLGQHRQRKKIKKSLTACPPCHVVASTSAGPDTAPLGSDSDILHDDDKPPKRSSKKKVNKWKQCRRATGEKLNLLPELPCEEHIDAASPVELFLPDSVADKLSDASSSACSLVKDAHLVKDNGESNNEYVKHGSGGKEGSECAGSSNITVGERVSCKGAPYLNDGPNTADSSEFGGPSVTEHACSHAREESNSCQKSLCACVCNSSDATAPSFFTGWNSENRGDCSIDFEGNTRDGLQHGASTCLDSVNNACHLTDVHLSGAHAEDVTDTSSHSERVQCSSEACSSTTFLPASPGRGGRKSRNKSSCINMTATNRVVGSNRHKHSGKDNPVSVWQKVEKPDKENSSGAGHVAVSAVEDKSALEDDSKGVQHDPNRPMDKHRCRKTCKQHKKQTPLLYEQTSLPCKKGGCPSPRNYYAPKNGSPKTPKNHSQQTEGLLMLQPACARDISDASITTGTEKATLASYNLDSHLVPQATSKEPCTSVIQDDSHSLWLENKAISTDLDSRNLCVDPCAAEMEEAQCVKSYSAAGHMSHKWVPIRKKDITHLDLLEASVVEASVPANDVSVSAIIDVQRNVSDAPASTKCEGSKVATELTAKPKLSGRLDSKCQGHTDNGTVFSKIREAVSDAHRAQQSAKDIQLHIGRPLADFEQFIYSASPVLHCSSCPTGCNSSSQEWIRDGLCCHQTADISLSSIWQWYEEPGCYGLEVKAQDLRRSKGLWNSRYQFNAYFVPYLSAVQLFRQPKRTVDKDEADTGARSKTSPCMSSLPILAKLLPQESNKRNSSPAFHVKDDQQLETTELIFEFFESEQPFWRRQLFDRVKELIAGAKQSNCQISGDPKNLELNLHDLHPASWYCVAWYPIYRIPDGKFQAAFLTYHSLGHWVHRGSSSDQAVLPVLGLQSYNDKGEWWFQTSRSGSEDADSSSSEPSQVLQERLSTLNQAAAAMARADVWKEDQKRRNRHPDYEFFLSRQQR
- the LOC119337346 gene encoding uncharacterized protein LOC119337346 isoform X1: MRCNRSVRNIINNHFSEDQLIHRPVYDRFTTSLITGSQRNAMPCALEETDKRLKNTSRMRCNRSGGNIDNRFSEDQLIHRPVYVFPDNRDSPFTVLSLGHSSDWKLAPFSSSRQEVNRTRYLTLGTAATEGFELLFPQPTIVCWLDLPNEKNMHDQDISSKPLPNGGGTLGQHRQRKKIKKSLTACPPCHVVASTSAGPDTAPLGSDSDILHDDDKPPKRSSKKKVNKWKQCRRATGEKLNLLPELPCEEHIDAASPVELFLPDSVADKLSDASSSACSLVKDAHLVKDNGESNNEYVKHGSGGKEGSECAGSSNITVGERVSCKGAPYLNDGPNTADSSEFGGPSVTEHACSHAREESNSCQKSLCACVCNSSDATAPSFFTGWNSENRGDCSIDFEGNTRDGLQHGASTCLDSVNNACHLTDVHLSGAHAEDVTDTSSHSERVQCSSEACSSTTFLPASPGRGGRKSRNKSSCINMTATNRVVGSNRHKHSGKDNPVSVWQKVEKPDKENSSGAGHVAVSAVEDKSALEDDSKGVQHDPNRPMDKHRCRKTCKQHKKQTPLLYEQTSLPCKKGGCPSPRNYYAPKNGSPKTPKNHSQQTEGLLMLQPACARDISDASITTGTEKATLASYNLDSHLVPQATSKEPCTSVIQDDSHSLWLENKAISTDLDSRNLCVDPCAAEMEEAQCVKSYSAAGHMSHKWVPIRKKDITHLDLLEASVVEASVPANDVSVSAIIDVQRNVSDAPASTKCEGSKVATELTAKPKLSGRLDSKCQGHTDNGTVFSKIREAVSDAHRAQQSAKDIQLHIGRPLADFEQFIYSASPVLHCSSCPTGCNSSSQEWIRDGLCCHQTADISLSSIWQWYEEPGCYGLEVKAQDLRRSKGLWNSRYQFNAYFVPYLSAVQLFRQPKRTVDKDEADTGARSKTSPCMSSLPILAKLLPQESNKRNSSPAFHVKDDQQLETTELIFEFFESEQPFWRRQLFDRVKELIAGAKQSNCQISGDPKNLELNLHDLHPASWYCVAWYPIYRIPDGKFQAAFLTYHSLGHWVHRGSSSDQAVLPVLGLQSYNDKGEWWFQTSRSGSEDADSSSSEPSQVLQERLSTLNQAAAAMARADVWKEDQKRRNRHPDYEFFLSRQQR
- the LOC119337346 gene encoding uncharacterized protein LOC119337346 isoform X3, with translation MHDQDISSKPLPNGGGTLGQHRQRKKIKKSLTACPPCHVVASTSAGPDTAPLGSDSDILHDDDKPPKRSSKKKVNKWKQCRRATGEKLNLLPELPCEEHIDAASPVELFLPDSVADKLSDASSSACSLVKDAHLVKDNGESNNEYVKHGSGGKEGSECAGSSNITVGERVSCKGAPYLNDGPNTADSSEFGGPSVTEHACSHAREESNSCQKSLCACVCNSSDATAPSFFTGWNSENRGDCSIDFEGNTRDGLQHGASTCLDSVNNACHLTDVHLSGAHAEDVTDTSSHSERVQCSSEACSSTTFLPASPGRGGRKSRNKSSCINMTATNRVVGSNRHKHSGKDNPVSVWQKVEKPDKENSSGAGHVAVSAVEDKSALEDDSKGVQHDPNRPMDKHRCRKTCKQHKKQTPLLYEQTSLPCKKGGCPSPRNYYAPKNGSPKTPKNHSQQTEGLLMLQPACARDISDASITTGTEKATLASYNLDSHLVPQATSKEPCTSVIQDDSHSLWLENKAISTDLDSRNLCVDPCAAEMEEAQCVKSYSAAGHMSHKWVPIRKKDITHLDLLEASVVEASVPANDVSVSAIIDVQRNVSDAPASTKCEGSKVATELTAKPKLSGRLDSKCQGHTDNGTVFSKIREAVSDAHRAQQSAKDIQLHIGRPLADFEQFIYSASPVLHCSSCPTGCNSSSQEWIRDGLCCHQTADISLSSIWQWYEEPGCYGLEVKAQDLRRSKGLWNSRYQFNAYFVPYLSAVQLFRQPKRTVDKDEADTGARSKTSPCMSSLPILAKLLPQESNKRNSSPAFHVKDDQQLETTELIFEFFESEQPFWRRQLFDRVKELIAGAKQSNCQISGDPKNLELNLHDLHPASWYCVAWYPIYRIPDGKFQAAFLTYHSLGHWVHRGSSSDQAVLPVLGLQSYNDKGEWWFQTSRSGSEDADSSSSEPSQVLQERLSTLNQAAAAMARADVWKEDQKRRNRHPDYEFFLSRQQR